The Deinococcota bacterium genomic sequence ATTCGCAGAGCATTCCCATCACGGACGAGCTTCTTCTGGATATCGACATCCAAGGCTATGTCTTGGGGCTCGAGATTCTGCACGCCGGCACCTTTTTCAGCGACTTGCAGCGCGGTTTTGGGGGCACGCTGGAACTCCCCGAGCGTGTCGATCCGGATGCCTTCGACCCCGCCTCGCTCTTCGTCAGCCATGCCTGATCCGCGGCCCAGGACAAGCGGCCCAGGACCCGGGGGTCGACGAAGGGTAAAGGCTCAATGAGAACGCCGTCACGCCGGTGTGTCACAATGGCTGGAGATTCGGAGGCCTAGATGTCCCCAGCCAAGACGTCCCCAGAAACCGCCCTCATCCAGGACGAAGCCCTAGCCAAGCGGGCCGTCAACGCCATTCGCGCGCTCACCATCGACGCCACCCAGGAGGCCGGTGAGGGCCACCCCGGCATGCCGATGGGCGCCGCGCCCATGGCCTACGTGCTGTGGCAGCACTTC encodes the following:
- a CDS encoding DUF2283 domain-containing protein; protein product: MTRIRYTQSSDAAYISLRQGEYSQSIPITDELLLDIDIQGYVLGLEILHAGTFFSDLQRGFGGTLELPERVDPDAFDPASLFVSHA